A section of the Perognathus longimembris pacificus isolate PPM17 chromosome 7, ASM2315922v1, whole genome shotgun sequence genome encodes:
- the Gpatch3 gene encoding G patch domain-containing protein 3 → MATPSEVEEEAAVYLVVTGIPSALRSAQLRSYFSQFREQRGGGFLCFHYRHRPEGAPAQASASGLPASDPAAESPVLAGTAAAGARAASARNAARGQARTCCCVISVRGLALAQKLVRMYSGRRWLDSQGTWLPGRCHIHRLRLPTEASGLGSSFPFKTRKQLQSRKAENEAFSLSDLRQLPELNPPVLMPNGNVGTPLRVFLELIRACRLPPRIITQLQLQFPKTGSSRRYGNVPFKYEESETVEQEEHVYTAEGEEIPQGTCLIDAPASEETMEEGDREEEEESHSDDDDDRGEEWERHEALHDDVTRQERTTERLFEEEIELKWEKGGSGLVFYTDAQFWQEEEGDFDEQTADDWDVDMSVYYDRDGGDKDARDSVQMRLEQRLRDGQEDGSLVRGQVGTFERYTKGIGRKVMERQGWAEGQGLGSTCSGVPEALDGDGQHPRCKRGLGYHGEKLQPFGQLKRPRGTGLGLISTVYDEPLPQDQEESLLRRQPPTSMKFRTNMAFVRGSSCASDAPSEPE, encoded by the exons ATGGCGACGCCCAGCGAGGTGGAGGAAGAGGCCGCGGTTTACCTGGTCGTGACGGGCATCCCCTCCGCGTTACGATCGGCTCAACTACGGAGCTACTTTAGCCAGTTCCGAGAACAGCGCGGCGGGGGCTTCCTCTGTTTCCACTACCGGCATCGGCCCGAGGGGGCCCCTGCCCAGGCCTCTGCCTCGGGCCTCCCTGCCAGCGACCCTGCCGCCGAGAGCCCGGTCCTCGCCGGGACTGCGGCCGCCGGTGCGCGCGCGGCCTCCGCGCGGAACGCGGCCCGTGGCCAGGCCCGCACCTGCTGCTGCGTCATCTCCGTACggggcctggccctggcccagAAGCTCGTTCGCATGTACTCAGGCCGCCGGTGGCTGGACTCTCAGGGGACGTGGCTTCCCGGACGCTGTCACATCCACAGACTTAGGCTACCCACGGAGGCATCAG gtTTGGGAAGTTCCTTTCCCTTTAAAACTAGGAAGCAGTTGCAGAGTCGAAAAGCTGAGAACgaagccttctctctctctgacctGAGACAACTCCCAGAGCTAAACCCACCAGTGCTGATGCCCAATGGGAATGTGGGGACTCCCTTGCGGGTCTTTTTAGAGTTGATTCGGGCCTGCCGCCTACCACCACGAATTATCACCCAGCTGCAGCTCCAGTTCCCCAAGACAGGCTCTTCCCGGCGATATGGCAATGTGCCCTTCAAGTATGAGGAATCTGAGACTGTGGAGCAGGAAGAGCATGTGTACACAGCTGAGGGTGAGGAAATACCCCAGGGTACCTGCTTGATAGATGCACCAGCTAGTGAAGAGACTATggaagaaggagacagagaggaggaagaagagtctCACTCTGATGAC GATGACGACCGGGGTGAGGAGTGGGAGCGGCACGAGGCTCTGCATGATGACGTGACCAGGCAGGAGCGGACCACCGAACGGCTCTTTGAAGAGGAGATTGAGCTTAAGTGGGAGAAAGGAGGCTCTGGCCTGGTCTTCTACACCGATGCCCAGTTCTggcaagaggaagaaggag ACTTTGATGAGCAGACAGCTGATGACTGGGATGTGGATATGAGCGTGTACTACGACAGAG ATGGTGGAGACAAGGATGCTCGAGACTCTGTGCAAATGCGTTTAGAACAGAGACTTCGTGATGGTCAGGAAGATGGGTCTTTGGTCAGAGGCCAGGTGGGCACCTTTGAGCGCTACACCAAG GGCATCGGCCGGAAGGTGATGGAGCGCCAAGGCTGGGCTGAGGGTCAGGGCCTGGGTAGCACATGTTCCGGGGTGCCTGAGGCTCTGGATGGTGATGGCCAGCACCCTAGATGCAAGCGTGGACTCGG GTACCATGGAGAGAAGCTCCAACCATTTGGGCAACTGAAGAGGCCCCGTGGAACTGGCTTGGGACTCATTTCCACCGTCTATGATGAGCCGCTACCCCAGGACCAGGAGGAGTCGCTGCTGCGCCGCCAGCCACCCACTAGCATGAAGTTTCGGACAAACATGGCCTTTGTGAGGGGTTCCAGTTGTGCCTCGGACGCCCCCTCCGAGCCTGAGTGA